The genomic interval CCGGCTTTTCCGCGCCGCTATTTCGCGCGCGCGCGCCGTTCGATCTGGTGCTGGCGAATATTCTCGCCAATCCGCTGCGGCAGATGGCGCCCGCCATGGCAACGCACCTTGCGCCGGAGGCCATGGTAATTTTGTCGGGACTGCTGCCGCATCAGACCCGCAGCGTGATCGCGGCCTATCGCGCGCAGGGGCTGGTGCTCATTCGGCCAATTCAGATCGACGGATGGTGCAGCCTGTTGATGCAAAATCGCGATAGCCGCTGACGCCACTTTTTGTTTTGACGCGTTTTCTTGACACGAACGGGTACCCACTTCGCTCGAAAACGCGATAAGATACCGGACAATGTTCGAAGCCCATTTCCAGACATTCGAGGACCCCGAAGGCGGCGTCGCGCTGACCGCCCGCCTCGCCGCGTTTCGCGATGAACTGGTACGGCAGCAACTGACCGGATTCGTGATTCCGCGCGCCGACCAGCAGCAGAACGAATATGTCGCGCCCTCCGAGGAACGGCTGGCATGGCTCACCGGATTCACCGGATCGGCCGGCCTCGCCGTCGTGCTCGCGACGGAAGCCGCGGTGTTTGTCGATGGCCGCTATACATTGCAGGCGGCGCAACAGGTGGATACCCAGGCCTGGGGCGTCGCTTCGCTGGTCGATCCGCCCCCGGAAAGCTGGCTGGCCGAGCATCTCCACGCCGGCGACCGCCTCGGATACGATCCATGGCTGCATACGTCGGCAGCAGTCGAACGCCTCGCGACCGCTTGCGCGAAAGCCGGCGCCGAACTGGTCCCGGTCGAGAGCAATCCGGTCGACAGTATCTGGACCGATCGTTCCGCACCGCCGCTCGGCCCGGTCACGATCCACGGCGCGAAGTTCGCAGGCGAGAGCGAGACCGACAAGCTCGCGCGCATCCGCACCGAGATGACAAAACTCGGCATCGATGCGCTGGTGCTGTCGGATTCCCACGCGGTGGCGTGGACCTTCAACATTCGCGGCGCCGACGTCTCGCATACGCCGCTGCCTTTGTCCTACGCCGTGGTGCCGAAAGACGGCCGCCCCATCGTGTTCGTCGACTCCCGCAAGCTCTCCAACGTGAGCCGCGATCACCTCGAACGCAATGCCGATGTGTGCGAGCCGGACGCGTTGACCGAGGCGCTTACGGAAATAGCCGCGTCCGGCGCAGCCATCGCGCTCGACAAGGCGACCGCCGCGGACGCATTGACCCGTCTGATCACGTCTGCGGGCGGCAAGCCGGTGCGTGGTGATGATCCCGTTGCGCTGCTGAAGGCGGTGAAGAACCCAACCGAGATCGCGGGCGCCCGCACCGCGCATCAGCGCGACGCGGTGGCGCTGGTACGATTTCTCGCCTGGATCGACCGCGAGGCGCCGAAGGGCACGCTAACCGAAATCGACGCCGTCGAGGCACTGGAAACTTTTCGCCGCGAGACCGGCGCGCTGAAAGACGTCTCCTTCCCCACCATCTCCGGCACCGGACCGAACGGCGCCATCGTCCACTACCGCGTCACCCGCAAGAGCAACCGCCGCATCGCGCCCGGCGATCTCTTGCTGATCGATTCCGGCGCGCAATACGAGGACGGCACCACCGACGTCACCCGCACCATCGCGATCGGCGATCCGACCGACGAAATGCGCGACCGCTTCACCCGCGTGCTGCGTGGCCACATCGCCATCGCCCGCGCGGTGTTTCCCGACGGCACCACCGGCGCGCAACTCGATACGCTGGCACGGCAGTTTCTCTGGCAGGCCGGCGTCGACTTCGAGCACGGCACCGGCCACGGCGTCGGCAGCTATCTCTCGGTGCATGAGGGTCCGGCGCGGATCTCGAAACTCGGGACCACGCCGCTGAAGCGCGGCATGATCCTGTCCAACGAGCCCGGCTACTACAAGCGCGATGCGTTCGGCATCCGGATCGAAAATCTGGTGCTGGTCAGGGCGGTCGAGATTCCCGGCGCCGAAAAGCCAATGAACGGCTTCGAGACGTTGACGCTGGCGCCGATCGACCGCCGCCTGATCGATCGCCGCATCAGCAAGAAAGAGGTGATGTGGCTCAATGAGTACCATGCCCGCGTCCGCCGCGAGGTGCGCCCGCATCTCGACGAGGCCACCAAGATCTGGCTCGACGCCGCGACGGAGCCGCTGCCGGTGGAAGACAGTGCGCCCGGCTAGTCTAGTGTTCCATCCGCCGAAAGACGAATTGCCATGCCCAGGGAACAACGCCCAATCGGCTATGAAGCCGAGCAGCCCAGCGCAGTGCCTTGGGGACGGCCTCGGCCCTGTAATTGAAGTCTTGGGCCAGTACCATCGAGAAGCCTGCAGCGGCCGCAGCTTTTTTCACGTGCCCGATCGTGGTGATGAAGAAATGGGCCTTTTCGAAATCCCATCCGGTGGGCGTCAGCTTCCAGTAAAGCGGCTGAAGCTTGCGGGGCACGAAGCCGAAGAACGGCAGACGGCTGTGGGATTCGATCGGAAAATACGGATTGGGGATTTGCCCTACCAAGATTCCACCGGGAACCAACACGCGGTAAATTTCTTCCATGCTTGCATTGTGCAGAACCGGCTTGATGTGCTCGAATACGTTCGCCAAGGCGATGCAGTCGAAGCTTTGATCCCCGAACGGCAGGTCGTGGGCGACGCCGGGCTGCATCTGCAAGCCGGCCCGGGATCGCGTTGGGCACTCAAGATCCGGTTCGAGGCCCTGCCAGCCCAACGCTGTCGCCGCAGCGTAGCTGTCTGTCAATTCACCGTTCTGACACCCAATGTCGAGTGCCTTACCGGTACGAAAGCGCACATGCTCGTTCATAAGGCTGCTTAAGCTTTCGACAAGATGGCGGTTTCGCGCCGCCCATTCATCCTCGGATTGGAGTACGCCCCGCCCCTGGAGGGCGTCTGCTTCCTGCTTCGTGCCAACGAGCTTATCCATGCACATCAAACCTCCGCTGCCAATGCACTCGCCTAGCGGGTCGCAGCCTGCAATAGGTTTAAAGACAAGCAAAAAGAAACGACGAGCAGGGCTTTGCTTTACAAGCTTGGCCCTTCGTGATCGACGCCACAACTTCCCTTTGTAGGTACTCTTTTTAGATTAGATAGTGTCGTAGCCCGGATGGAACACAGCGCAATCGGGCGTGGACGTGGTGCCCTGCCCGATTGCGCTTCGCTTCATCGGGCTACAGCGGCTTCCTCCACGCTTAATACTCCACCTTTGGAAACCACTCGCCGCCTCGCCCCTCAGGCGTCATGTCGAGAAGATTCCACAA from Nitrobacter sp. NHB1 carries:
- a CDS encoding aminopeptidase P family protein, which gives rise to MFEAHFQTFEDPEGGVALTARLAAFRDELVRQQLTGFVIPRADQQQNEYVAPSEERLAWLTGFTGSAGLAVVLATEAAVFVDGRYTLQAAQQVDTQAWGVASLVDPPPESWLAEHLHAGDRLGYDPWLHTSAAVERLATACAKAGAELVPVESNPVDSIWTDRSAPPLGPVTIHGAKFAGESETDKLARIRTEMTKLGIDALVLSDSHAVAWTFNIRGADVSHTPLPLSYAVVPKDGRPIVFVDSRKLSNVSRDHLERNADVCEPDALTEALTEIAASGAAIALDKATAADALTRLITSAGGKPVRGDDPVALLKAVKNPTEIAGARTAHQRDAVALVRFLAWIDREAPKGTLTEIDAVEALETFRRETGALKDVSFPTISGTGPNGAIVHYRVTRKSNRRIAPGDLLLIDSGAQYEDGTTDVTRTIAIGDPTDEMRDRFTRVLRGHIAIARAVFPDGTTGAQLDTLARQFLWQAGVDFEHGTGHGVGSYLSVHEGPARISKLGTTPLKRGMILSNEPGYYKRDAFGIRIENLVLVRAVEIPGAEKPMNGFETLTLAPIDRRLIDRRISKKEVMWLNEYHARVRREVRPHLDEATKIWLDAATEPLPVEDSAPG
- a CDS encoding class I SAM-dependent methyltransferase, producing MDKLVGTKQEADALQGRGVLQSEDEWAARNRHLVESLSSLMNEHVRFRTGKALDIGCQNGELTDSYAAATALGWQGLEPDLECPTRSRAGLQMQPGVAHDLPFGDQSFDCIALANVFEHIKPVLHNASMEEIYRVLVPGGILVGQIPNPYFPIESHSRLPFFGFVPRKLQPLYWKLTPTGWDFEKAHFFITTIGHVKKAAAAAGFSMVLAQDFNYRAEAVPKALRWAARLHSRLGVVPWAWQFVFRRMEH